From a region of the Streptacidiphilus albus JL83 genome:
- a CDS encoding tyrosine-type recombinase/integrase has product MSEAREGSGEVAALVVPPVGAVVETADPWEPYQLLDASGAAVGPVAEYLKDLQAIGRPATTQRSYALALLRWFRFLWAVEVPWQQATRVEARDFSRWLQVAEKPKRDGAIPRGRVNPVTGKSGPGRQYAPRTRAHSETVLRSFYAFHLEMGSGPLVNPFPLVRGRDGERAGAHRTPTAPVRFDRSGLYRPKISQQAPRRIPDDRFDELFSRLPSHRDRALVALWVSTGARASELLGVRGGEVDPGQQLVTVVRKGSRALQALPTSPDALVWLRLYQAQMDGLIETGVDAPLWWTLRRPFRPLSYPAAYRMFQRVNAMIGANWSLHDLRHTAAYRMARDPGMPLTDVQWVLGHAQLTTTQLYLSPVPEDVIASVLAHHRRAADRAAAPPAPTAPGYRSESLDVLFGRGPA; this is encoded by the coding sequence ATGTCTGAGGCGCGTGAAGGCTCCGGTGAGGTCGCGGCATTGGTGGTGCCGCCGGTGGGGGCGGTGGTGGAGACCGCCGATCCTTGGGAGCCGTACCAGCTGCTGGATGCTTCCGGGGCGGCGGTCGGCCCGGTCGCGGAGTACTTGAAGGACTTGCAGGCGATCGGGCGGCCGGCGACGACGCAGCGCTCGTATGCGCTGGCGTTGCTGAGGTGGTTCCGGTTCCTGTGGGCGGTCGAGGTGCCCTGGCAGCAGGCCACCAGGGTGGAGGCGAGGGACTTCAGCAGGTGGCTGCAGGTGGCCGAGAAGCCGAAGAGGGACGGCGCGATCCCGCGGGGACGCGTGAACCCGGTGACCGGCAAGAGCGGTCCCGGGCGCCAGTACGCGCCGCGGACGCGGGCACACAGCGAGACGGTGCTCCGCAGCTTCTACGCCTTCCATCTGGAGATGGGGAGCGGTCCGCTGGTCAACCCGTTCCCGCTGGTCAGAGGCAGAGACGGGGAACGAGCGGGGGCTCACCGGACTCCGACGGCCCCGGTGCGGTTCGACCGCAGCGGTCTCTACCGCCCGAAGATCTCCCAGCAGGCCCCGCGGCGGATCCCGGACGACCGGTTCGACGAGCTGTTCTCCCGGCTGCCTTCGCACCGGGACCGGGCGCTGGTGGCGTTGTGGGTGTCGACGGGGGCCCGGGCGTCGGAGCTGCTGGGGGTGCGGGGCGGGGAAGTGGACCCGGGCCAGCAGCTGGTGACCGTGGTGCGCAAGGGCAGCCGGGCTCTGCAAGCGCTTCCCACGTCCCCGGACGCGCTGGTGTGGTTGCGCCTCTACCAGGCGCAGATGGACGGGCTCATCGAGACAGGGGTGGATGCTCCGTTGTGGTGGACGTTGCGCCGCCCGTTCCGGCCGCTGTCCTATCCGGCGGCATATCGGATGTTCCAGCGGGTCAACGCCATGATCGGAGCGAACTGGAGCCTTCATGATCTTCGGCATACCGCGGCCTACCGGATGGCGAGGGACCCGGGGATGCCGCTGACCGATGTTCAATGGGTCCTGGGACACGCCCAGTTGACCACCACGCAGCTCTATCTCTCTCCTGTTCCGGAGGACGTGATCGCTTCGGTGCTGGCACACCACCGCCGGGCAGCCGACCGCGCCGCCGCGCCGCCGGCGCCGACCGCCCCCGGCTACCGGAGCGAGTCACTCGACGTCCTCTTCGGTCGGGGACCGGCGTGA
- a CDS encoding response regulator, giving the protein MTIRVLLADDQVLVRAGLKVLVDSDPDLEVVGEAANGREAVRLAREARADVVLMDIRMPELDGLAATREITADEDLAGVRVLVLTTFEVDDYVFEALRSGASGFLGKGAEPGDLLDAIRVVARGESLLSPIATRSLISRFLSQPDRTPAPTPEKLSVLTEREREIVVLVAGGASNDDIAEGLAVSPLTVKTHVSRALLKLGARDRAQLVVIAYETGLVRAGER; this is encoded by the coding sequence ATGACGATCAGGGTGCTGCTCGCCGACGACCAGGTCCTGGTCAGGGCGGGCCTGAAGGTACTGGTGGACTCCGACCCCGACCTGGAGGTCGTCGGCGAGGCCGCGAACGGCCGCGAGGCCGTCCGGCTGGCCCGCGAGGCCCGCGCGGACGTGGTGCTGATGGACATCCGGATGCCGGAGCTGGACGGACTGGCCGCGACCCGCGAGATCACCGCCGACGAGGACCTGGCCGGGGTCCGGGTGCTGGTGCTGACCACCTTCGAGGTCGACGACTACGTGTTCGAGGCGCTGCGCTCCGGCGCCAGCGGCTTCCTCGGCAAGGGCGCCGAGCCCGGCGACCTGCTGGACGCCATCCGGGTGGTCGCCCGGGGCGAGTCGCTGCTCTCGCCGATCGCCACCCGCAGCCTGATCTCCCGCTTCCTGTCCCAGCCCGACCGCACCCCCGCGCCCACGCCGGAGAAGCTCTCGGTGCTCACCGAGCGCGAGCGCGAGATCGTCGTCCTGGTCGCCGGCGGCGCCTCCAACGACGACATCGCCGAGGGCCTCGCGGTCAGCCCGCTGACGGTGAAGACGCACGTCAGCCGGGCCCTGCTGAAACTCGGGGCGCGCGACCGGGCCCAACTCGTGGTCATCGCCTACGAGACCGGGCTGGTGCGCGCGGGCGAGCGCTGA
- a CDS encoding IS3 family transposase — MPSVEKTGICFDNAAAESFNATLKKELIHLHVWATIKQVKTAIFEYVESYYNRSRIQRELGYLSPYEFESRSTFRVCLMW; from the coding sequence ATCCCTTCGGTAGAGAAGACGGGGATCTGCTTCGACAACGCTGCGGCCGAGTCCTTCAACGCAACCCTCAAGAAGGAACTCATTCACCTGCATGTATGGGCAACAATCAAGCAGGTCAAAACCGCCATATTTGAATATGTCGAGTCCTACTACAATAGAAGCAGGATTCAACGGGAACTTGGCTACCTATCGCCCTATGAATTCGAGAGCAGGTCTACATTTAGAGTGTGTCTCATGTGGTGA
- a CDS encoding sensor histidine kinase codes for MHLFDRCRAAARTHPYWADGLMAVVLYAVTMFNLPLDPVLREWSGLHPRLVLGVAGVPVFLPLVWRRRYPVAVLAVTVAATIGYMVIGPVRGPILLGATVAVYTVCATVERRLAQAVGWLSVLALGITSWDRSTEAWNKSVNAIVFAWIALAVAVGEAVRSRRAFVAAIEERALRAEHTREQEARRRVAEERMRIARELHDIVGHHIALINIQAGVASHLLDSRPDQARAALAHVREAGRSALSELNATVSVLRQGDETDAPTEPTPGLHQLDALLESFDRAGLHVDRVEEGEPTNVPTAVDLTAYRIVQESLTNVRKHAGTSSASLRLTYRRDGLGIEVEDSGPGAAEPVGGSGYGLIGMRERAASVGGTFRAGPGADGGFRVRVELPLARVPRPAGSRDGGSGANSTSTSTSTTATANAVRSTANGYV; via the coding sequence ATGCACCTCTTCGATCGCTGCCGCGCGGCGGCCCGCACCCATCCGTACTGGGCGGACGGGCTGATGGCCGTCGTGCTCTACGCAGTGACGATGTTCAACCTGCCGCTGGACCCGGTGCTCAGGGAGTGGTCCGGGCTGCATCCCCGGCTGGTTCTCGGCGTCGCCGGGGTGCCGGTCTTCCTGCCGTTGGTCTGGCGCCGCCGCTACCCGGTGGCGGTGCTCGCGGTCACGGTGGCGGCGACCATCGGCTACATGGTGATCGGCCCGGTGCGCGGCCCGATCCTGCTCGGTGCGACCGTCGCCGTCTACACCGTCTGCGCGACGGTGGAGCGGCGGCTGGCACAGGCCGTGGGCTGGCTGTCGGTGCTGGCGCTCGGGATCACCAGCTGGGACCGGTCGACCGAGGCGTGGAACAAGTCGGTCAACGCCATCGTCTTCGCCTGGATCGCGCTGGCGGTCGCCGTCGGCGAGGCGGTGCGCAGCAGGCGCGCGTTCGTCGCGGCGATCGAGGAGCGCGCGCTGCGCGCCGAGCACACCCGCGAGCAGGAGGCCAGGCGCCGGGTGGCCGAGGAGCGGATGCGGATCGCCCGTGAGCTGCACGACATCGTCGGCCACCACATCGCGCTGATAAACATCCAGGCCGGGGTGGCCTCGCACCTCCTGGACAGCCGGCCCGACCAAGCCAGGGCCGCGCTCGCGCACGTCCGCGAGGCCGGGCGGTCCGCGCTGTCCGAGCTCAACGCCACGGTCAGCGTGCTGCGCCAGGGCGACGAGACCGACGCGCCGACCGAACCCACGCCCGGGCTGCACCAGTTGGACGCGCTGCTGGAGAGCTTCGACCGGGCCGGGCTGCACGTCGACCGGGTGGAGGAGGGCGAGCCCACCAACGTCCCCACCGCCGTGGACCTCACCGCGTACCGGATCGTCCAGGAGTCGCTGACCAATGTCCGCAAGCACGCCGGGACCTCCAGCGCCTCGCTGCGGCTGACCTACCGCCGGGACGGCCTCGGCATCGAGGTCGAGGACAGCGGGCCCGGCGCGGCCGAGCCGGTCGGCGGCAGCGGGTACGGGCTGATCGGGATGCGCGAGCGCGCGGCCTCGGTCGGCGGCACCTTCCGGGCCGGGCCCGGGGCCGACGGCGGCTTCCGGGTCCGGGTGGAGCTGCCGCTGGCCCGGGTGCCCCGCCCGGCCGGGAGCAGGGACGGCGGCAGCGGTGCCAACAGCACCAGCACCAGTACCAGCACGACCGCGACCGCGAACGCGGTCCGGAGCACGGCGAACGGATACGTATGA
- a CDS encoding riboflavin synthase, producing the protein MFTGIIEELGEVLSIQDLGDSSRIRLRGPLTTQDAREGQSIAVNGVCLTVLDTDAQLADAPGEFSADVMAETLHRSSLGALRPGSRVNLERAMALGARLGGHLVQGHVDGTAVLLSRSPGEPGADGIPQWEVLRFSLPASLSRYLVEKGSITVDGVSLTVVDAPADSFSVSLIPATLTHTTLGGKEIGDQVNLEVDVLAKYVERLLGDRAGAVGILGAEGAETGAETGAGTGAGTGAGTGAETP; encoded by the coding sequence ATGTTCACCGGAATCATCGAAGAGCTGGGCGAGGTCCTTTCGATCCAGGACCTGGGGGACTCCTCGCGGATCCGCCTGCGCGGCCCGCTGACCACCCAGGACGCCCGTGAGGGACAGTCCATCGCCGTCAACGGCGTCTGCCTCACCGTTCTCGACACCGACGCCCAACTGGCCGACGCGCCTGGCGAGTTCAGTGCCGACGTGATGGCCGAGACGCTGCACCGCTCCAGTCTCGGCGCGCTGCGCCCCGGTTCGCGGGTCAACCTCGAACGCGCGATGGCGCTCGGCGCCCGGCTCGGCGGACACCTGGTCCAGGGCCATGTCGACGGCACCGCCGTGCTGCTGTCCCGCAGCCCCGGCGAGCCCGGCGCCGACGGCATCCCGCAGTGGGAGGTGCTGCGCTTCAGCCTCCCGGCCTCGCTCTCGCGCTACCTGGTCGAGAAGGGCTCGATCACCGTGGACGGCGTCAGCCTCACCGTGGTCGACGCCCCCGCCGACTCCTTCTCCGTCAGCCTGATCCCGGCCACGCTCACCCACACCACGCTGGGCGGCAAGGAGATCGGCGACCAGGTCAACCTGGAGGTCGACGTCCTGGCCAAGTACGTCGAGCGGCTGCTCGGCGACCGCGCGGGGGCCGTCGGCATCCTCGGCGCCGAGGGCGCCGAGACGGGAGCCGAGACGGGTGCCGGGACGGGCGCGGGGACGGGCGCGGGGACGGGAGCCGAGACGCCATGA
- a CDS encoding transposase, with protein sequence MVSKRKKYAPEYKAEAVELVVSSGRPVAEIARDLGLNEGTLGSWVNAAKRSGSIKDKPLAIDERVHMKELEEENRKLRMKRDFLKKGVPRTREAA encoded by the coding sequence ATGGTTTCAAAGCGGAAGAAGTACGCTCCGGAATACAAGGCAGAGGCCGTAGAGCTTGTAGTGAGCTCCGGCCGGCCCGTGGCTGAGATCGCCCGGGACCTCGGCCTGAACGAGGGAACCCTCGGGAGCTGGGTAAATGCCGCAAAGAGGAGCGGAAGCATCAAAGACAAGCCGCTTGCTATCGATGAGCGCGTCCATATGAAGGAACTCGAAGAGGAAAACCGAAAGCTCCGAATGAAGCGGGATTTTCTAAAAAAAGGTGTGCCACGAACGCGGGAGGCGGCTTGA
- a CDS encoding DDE-type integrase/transposase/recombinase gives MDLVERNFVPEKKDQIWYGDITYIHTAEGWAYMATVIDGYSRKLIGWSIADNMREDMVVQAIDMAIRNRRPGQGEAVMHTDRGSQYTGS, from the coding sequence GTGGATCTCGTCGAGCGCAACTTCGTCCCGGAAAAGAAAGACCAAATATGGTACGGGGACATCACATATATTCATACCGCAGAGGGCTGGGCCTATATGGCCACGGTGATCGACGGATACTCGCGCAAGCTCATCGGCTGGTCCATCGCTGACAATATGCGTGAAGACATGGTGGTCCAGGCGATCGATATGGCCATCCGCAACCGCCGGCCAGGCCAGGGAGAAGCCGTGATGCACACGGATCGTGGCAGCCAGTACACCGGCAGTTGA
- a CDS encoding IS3 family transposase yields the protein MCQMLHVSRAGFYAWIGREESRHARRDVELTRLIIAIDKTNKGRYGIDRIHAQLARQGERVSPKRVRRLARAAGLACVHPSPYRATTLQDPANRRGLVDLVERNFVPEKKDQIWYGDITYIHTAEGWAYMATVIDGYSRKLIGWSIADNMREDMVVQALDMAIRNRRPGQGEAVMHTDRGSQYTGSRFRDHCLDNGVIPSVGKTGICFDNAAAESFNATLKKELIHLHVWATIKQVKTAIFEYVESYYNRSRIQRELGYLSPYEFESRSTFSAALAA from the coding sequence ATGTGCCAGATGCTGCATGTATCTCGAGCCGGCTTCTATGCGTGGATCGGCAGGGAGGAGTCCCGGCACGCGCGGCGCGATGTCGAGCTCACGCGACTCATCATCGCCATCGACAAAACGAATAAGGGAAGGTACGGAATCGATCGGATACACGCCCAGCTGGCCCGCCAGGGCGAGCGCGTGTCGCCCAAGCGTGTCCGGCGCCTGGCCAGGGCTGCTGGACTGGCCTGCGTCCACCCCAGCCCCTACAGGGCCACCACCCTCCAGGACCCCGCGAACCGACGGGGCCTGGTGGATCTCGTCGAGCGCAACTTCGTCCCGGAAAAGAAAGACCAAATATGGTACGGGGACATCACATATATTCATACCGCAGAGGGCTGGGCCTATATGGCCACGGTGATCGACGGATACTCGCGCAAGCTCATCGGCTGGTCCATCGCTGACAATATGCGTGAAGACATGGTGGTCCAGGCGCTCGATATGGCCATCCGCAACCGCCGGCCAGGCCAGGGAGAAGCCGTGATGCACACGGATCGTGGCAGCCAGTACACCGGCAGTAGATTTCGCGACCACTGCCTTGACAACGGGGTCATCCCTTCGGTAGGAAAGACGGGGATCTGCTTCGACAACGCTGCGGCCGAGTCCTTCAACGCAACCCTCAAGAAGGAACTCATTCACCTGCATGTATGGGCAACAATCAAGCAGGTCAAAACCGCCATATTTGAATATGTCGAGTCCTACTACAATAGAAGCAGGATTCAGCGGGAACTTGGCTACCTATCGCCCTATGAATTCGAGAGCAGGTCTACATTTAGCGCAGCACTAGCAGCATAG
- a CDS encoding tyrosine-type recombinase/integrase, whose translation MIDHPTIVLRRARIATGTSRTWAEDPATGTRRDLTREDDTAFWTWAAVEVLHATGIRIEELTELSHHSLVQYRLPSTGELVPLLHVAPSKNDLERLLVISPELADVLAAIIHRIRDEVGAVPIVVPYDVHEHEFTPAMPVLFQHRHGADARPISATTLRRWITDAANSMGVTDASGALLDFKPHDFRRIFATEAIMNGMPPHICQLIMGHANINTTMGYKAVYPEEAITGHRAYLARRRDLRPSTEYRSPTDEEWEEFLGHFEHRKVSLGSCGRAYGTGCIHEHACIRCPLLRTDPAQLPRLIEIRDNLLARIDEAREHGWLGEVDGLNVSLSAANNKIAQLQESAHRTTDLGMPRFHDVAPHTITPNTGPHPDPGT comes from the coding sequence ATGATCGATCACCCCACCATCGTGCTGCGACGAGCCCGGATCGCCACCGGCACCTCCCGCACCTGGGCCGAGGACCCCGCCACCGGCACACGCCGCGATCTCACGCGCGAGGACGACACCGCGTTCTGGACCTGGGCCGCAGTGGAAGTCCTGCACGCCACCGGGATCCGCATCGAGGAGCTCACCGAACTGTCCCACCACAGCCTGGTCCAATACCGGCTGCCCTCCACCGGCGAACTCGTGCCGCTGCTGCACGTCGCCCCGTCCAAGAACGACCTCGAACGGCTGCTTGTGATCTCACCCGAGCTCGCCGACGTCCTGGCCGCGATCATCCACCGCATCCGCGACGAGGTCGGCGCCGTCCCGATCGTCGTCCCCTACGACGTCCACGAGCACGAGTTCACCCCGGCCATGCCCGTCCTCTTCCAGCACCGCCACGGCGCCGACGCCCGCCCCATCAGCGCGACGACCCTTCGCCGCTGGATCACCGACGCGGCCAACAGCATGGGCGTGACGGATGCCTCGGGCGCGCTGCTGGACTTCAAGCCCCACGATTTCCGCAGGATCTTCGCCACCGAAGCGATCATGAACGGGATGCCGCCCCACATCTGCCAGCTGATCATGGGTCACGCGAACATCAACACGACCATGGGCTACAAGGCCGTCTACCCCGAGGAGGCCATCACCGGCCACCGGGCCTACCTCGCCCGCCGCCGTGACCTGCGGCCCTCCACCGAATACCGGTCCCCTACGGATGAGGAGTGGGAGGAATTCCTCGGTCATTTCGAGCACCGGAAAGTCTCCCTGGGCAGCTGCGGGCGAGCCTACGGCACCGGCTGCATCCACGAGCACGCCTGCATCCGCTGCCCACTTCTGCGGACCGACCCCGCCCAGCTGCCCCGGCTCATCGAGATCCGCGACAACCTCCTCGCCCGGATCGACGAAGCCCGCGAACACGGCTGGCTCGGCGAGGTCGACGGCCTCAACGTCAGCCTCTCCGCCGCCAACAACAAGATCGCCCAACTCCAAGAGTCAGCACACCGGACCACCGACCTCGGCATGCCCCGCTTCCACGACGTCGCCCCGCACACCATCACCCCGAACACCGGCCCGCACCCCGATCCCGGCACCTGA
- a CDS encoding transposase: protein MVSKRKKYAPEYKAEAVELVVSSGRPVAEIARDLGLNEGTLGSWVNAAKRSGSIKDKPLTIDERVHMKELEEENRKLRMERDFLKKAAAWFASQNQ, encoded by the coding sequence ATGGTTTCAAAGCGGAAGAAGTACGCTCCGGAATACAAGGCAGAGGCCGTAGAGCTTGTAGTGAGCTCCGGCCGGCCCGTGGCTGAGATCGCCCGGGACCTCGGCCTGAACGAGGGAACCCTCGGGAGCTGGGTAAATGCCGCAAAGAGGAGCGGAAGCATCAAAGACAAGCCGCTTACTATCGATGAGCGCGTCCATATGAAGGAACTCGAAGAGGAAAACCGAAAGCTCCGAATGGAGCGGGATTTTCTAAAAAAAGCAGCGGCGTGGTTTGCGAGCCAGAATCAATAA
- the ltrA gene encoding group II intron reverse transcriptase/maturase, with the protein MSELKSPDRPFDISKREVWEAYLKVKANKGAPGVDGCSIEEFEKDLKGKLYKIWNRMSSGSYFPPAVRAVEIPKPNGGGVRLLGVPTVADRIAQTVVAAHLERRVEPVFHPDSYGYRPGRSALDAVAACRERCWKKNWVIDLDVAKFFDTVRWDLIVKAVEAHTDARWVLLYVRRWLAAPLQLPDGTLRERTLGTPQGSSVSPVLANLFMHYAFDMWLAREYPGVQFERYADDAVVHCVSEYQAREVLVALTHRMEEVGLQLHPAKTRIVYCGTGRRAGGVTAGSFTFLGFTFQPRAAKDRNGELFTSFLPAVSKDALKKMSAEVRSWRLHRLIGLTLAELARRINPIVRGWMQYYGAFYRTELYPLLRRINHYLMRWVRKKFRRLKTFKKFHKAWKGTTKMWPLLFAQWKWVHSFW; encoded by the coding sequence GTGAGCGAGCTGAAGTCTCCAGACAGGCCGTTCGATATCTCGAAGCGGGAAGTCTGGGAGGCGTATCTGAAAGTGAAGGCCAACAAGGGTGCACCGGGGGTTGACGGTTGCTCGATCGAGGAGTTCGAGAAGGATCTGAAGGGGAAGCTCTACAAGATCTGGAACCGGATGTCCTCGGGAAGCTACTTTCCGCCTGCGGTGCGAGCGGTGGAGATCCCCAAGCCGAACGGCGGAGGGGTTCGTTTGCTCGGAGTGCCCACGGTCGCGGACCGGATCGCCCAGACGGTGGTGGCAGCCCATCTGGAGAGACGGGTGGAACCGGTGTTCCATCCCGACTCCTACGGCTACCGCCCCGGACGGTCGGCCCTGGACGCGGTCGCGGCCTGCCGGGAGCGCTGCTGGAAGAAGAACTGGGTCATCGATCTCGATGTCGCCAAATTCTTCGACACCGTGCGCTGGGACCTCATCGTCAAGGCGGTGGAGGCGCACACCGATGCCCGCTGGGTGCTGCTGTATGTGCGGCGATGGCTCGCCGCCCCACTGCAACTGCCCGACGGGACCTTGCGCGAGCGGACGTTGGGAACCCCGCAGGGGTCTTCGGTTTCGCCCGTCCTCGCGAACCTGTTCATGCACTACGCGTTCGACATGTGGCTGGCCCGGGAGTATCCGGGCGTGCAGTTCGAGCGCTACGCGGACGACGCGGTGGTGCACTGCGTGAGTGAGTACCAGGCCCGCGAGGTGCTGGTGGCGCTGACGCACAGGATGGAGGAGGTCGGGCTGCAACTGCACCCGGCCAAGACCAGGATCGTGTACTGCGGGACCGGGAGGCGGGCCGGCGGAGTGACCGCCGGATCGTTCACCTTCCTCGGGTTCACTTTCCAGCCGCGAGCGGCCAAGGACCGGAACGGGGAGTTGTTCACCTCGTTCCTGCCCGCGGTCAGCAAGGATGCCCTGAAGAAGATGAGCGCGGAGGTCCGCTCCTGGCGGCTTCATCGGCTCATCGGCCTCACGCTGGCAGAACTGGCCCGCAGGATCAATCCGATCGTGCGCGGCTGGATGCAGTATTACGGGGCGTTCTACCGCACCGAGCTGTATCCCCTCCTGCGGCGCATCAATCACTACCTGATGCGCTGGGTCCGTAAGAAGTTCCGGCGGTTGAAGACCTTCAAGAAGTTCCACAAGGCGTGGAAGGGGACCACCAAGATGTGGCCGCTTCTGTTCGCGCAGTGGAAGTGGGTCCATTCGTTCTGGTGA
- a CDS encoding IS5 family transposase yields the protein MGVDLSQRLVPDGLWELAEPLLPVFSPRRQGGGSAPLDDRAVFTAVVYVLTSGCAWRHLPPSFGVSPATAHRRFAAWTRAGVWPRLHRAVLDRLGALGELDWTSAIIDGASVRAKKGAR from the coding sequence ATGGGGGTTGATCTGTCGCAGCGGCTGGTTCCTGACGGTCTGTGGGAGCTTGCCGAGCCGTTGTTGCCTGTGTTCTCACCGCGTCGTCAGGGTGGTGGGAGTGCGCCGTTGGACGACCGGGCGGTGTTCACGGCGGTGGTGTACGTGCTGACCAGCGGGTGTGCCTGGCGGCATCTGCCGCCGTCGTTCGGGGTCTCGCCCGCGACCGCGCACCGCCGGTTCGCGGCGTGGACCAGAGCCGGCGTGTGGCCGCGGCTGCACCGAGCGGTCCTGGATCGACTAGGCGCGCTGGGCGAGCTCGACTGGACCTCGGCCATCATCGACGGTGCGTCGGTGCGGGCGAAAAAAGGGGCTCGCTGA
- a CDS encoding transposase, producing the protein MSVRDRLGEVFADEPFAGAFGVRGAPGLSPALLSLVTVLQFAEDLTDRQAAAMAVRAIDWKYAMGMELGATGFDDSVLARFRARLVEHGMERVVFDRLLDWCRGQGLVGAGGKQRTDSTHVISAVRDLNRLELAGESVRAALEALAVVAPAWLAQAVNVPELALRYGERVNGWKIPSSQVKRERLATVFGQDAVALLRAVWAPTAPPVLRTLEPVALLRRITVQTYLVATDTRGREVIRKREADSDGVPPGHTRLASPYDPDARWAAKGEDLFWCGYKIHLTESCDAPPEAEAEAEAEAEAEAEAEAEAEAEAEAEAEAEAEAEAEAEAEAEAEAGGEPSPGRLPVRLITDVYTTDATVPDVNATAPVQENLATRGLAPGEHYLDAGYPSAALVRAASEQGITMVTPLRPDTSPQARADTGYAKDAFRIDWKARQVRCPEGRTSSGWYPVRQHGHDAIVVDFARSDCRPCPAREQCTASRRGTRMLTLQPRELHQALTAARTEQKTDTWQAKYALRAGIEGTINQALDVTGIRRARYRGLPKVRLQHAFSAAALNVIRLDAHWSTEGTPPALSRASRLTHLSYRLTA; encoded by the coding sequence ATGAGCGTGCGGGACAGGCTTGGTGAGGTCTTCGCGGACGAGCCGTTCGCGGGTGCGTTCGGGGTCCGGGGTGCCCCGGGGCTGTCGCCGGCCTTGTTGTCGCTGGTCACGGTGTTGCAGTTCGCCGAGGACCTGACGGATCGGCAGGCGGCGGCGATGGCGGTTCGCGCGATCGACTGGAAGTACGCGATGGGGATGGAGCTGGGCGCGACCGGCTTCGATGACAGTGTGCTGGCCCGGTTCCGGGCGCGGCTGGTCGAGCACGGGATGGAGCGTGTGGTCTTCGACCGGCTGCTGGACTGGTGCCGCGGGCAGGGCCTGGTCGGGGCCGGGGGCAAGCAGCGCACGGACTCCACGCACGTGATCAGCGCGGTGCGTGACCTGAACCGCCTCGAGCTGGCTGGGGAATCGGTGCGCGCGGCGCTGGAAGCGCTGGCGGTGGTCGCTCCGGCCTGGCTGGCCCAGGCAGTGAACGTGCCCGAGCTCGCGCTGCGCTACGGCGAGCGGGTGAACGGTTGGAAGATACCTTCCTCCCAGGTCAAGCGGGAACGGCTGGCCACGGTGTTCGGGCAGGACGCCGTCGCCCTGCTGCGGGCGGTGTGGGCACCGACAGCCCCTCCGGTGCTGCGGACCCTGGAGCCCGTTGCGCTGCTGCGGCGGATCACGGTGCAAACGTACCTGGTTGCCACCGACACCCGGGGACGGGAGGTGATCCGCAAGCGGGAGGCCGACAGTGACGGCGTCCCGCCCGGCCATACGCGCCTCGCCTCTCCGTACGACCCGGACGCGCGCTGGGCGGCGAAAGGCGAGGACCTGTTCTGGTGCGGATACAAGATCCATCTGACAGAGAGCTGCGATGCTCCTCCCGAAGCCGAAGCCGAAGCCGAAGCCGAAGCCGAAGCCGAAGCCGAAGCCGAAGCCGAAGCCGAAGCCGAAGCCGAAGCCGAAGCCGAAGCCGAAGCCGAAGCCGAAGCCGAAGCCGAAGCCGAAGCCGAAGCCGAAGCCGGTGGTGAGCCGTCGCCCGGGCGTCTGCCGGTGCGGCTGATCACGGATGTGTACACCACCGACGCGACCGTGCCGGACGTGAACGCCACCGCGCCGGTCCAGGAGAACCTGGCGACGCGGGGCCTGGCACCGGGCGAGCACTACCTTGACGCCGGATACCCTTCCGCCGCGCTGGTCCGGGCCGCCTCCGAGCAGGGCATCACCATGGTCACCCCGCTCCGGCCCGACACCTCGCCCCAGGCCAGGGCCGACACCGGCTACGCCAAGGACGCCTTCCGCATCGACTGGAAGGCCCGCCAGGTCCGCTGCCCCGAAGGCAGGACAAGCAGCGGCTGGTACCCGGTCCGGCAGCACGGCCACGACGCGATCGTCGTCGACTTCGCCCGCAGCGACTGCCGGCCCTGCCCCGCACGCGAGCAGTGCACCGCCTCGCGACGCGGCACCCGCATGCTCACGCTCCAGCCCCGCGAGCTCCACCAGGCACTGACCGCCGCCCGCACCGAGCAGAAGACCGATACCTGGCAAGCCAAGTACGCCCTGCGCGCCGGGATCGAGGGCACCATCAACCAGGCCCTGGACGTCACCGGAATCCGCCGGGCCCGTTACCGCGGCCTGCCCAAGGTCCGTCTCCAGCACGCCTTCTCCGCCGCCGCACTCAACGTCATCCGCCTCGACGCCCACTGGAGCACCGAAGGAACCCCACCTGCACTGTCACGCGCCAGCAGACTCACCCACCTCAGCTACCGACTCACCGCATAA